A window of Garra rufa chromosome 16, GarRuf1.0, whole genome shotgun sequence contains these coding sequences:
- the LOC141288096 gene encoding transcription elongation regulator 1-like — translation MKYRTTFSEFAAKHAKDSRFKAVEKMKDREAIFIEYMTAFKKKEKENSKNRGEKVKQDFFELLSDYHVDGQQRWSKVKEKMETDPRYKAVETSAAREELFKNYVERLAKNPNSEKEKELEKQARIEASLRERERMVQRFRSEQTKEIDREREQHKREEAVQNFKALMSDMVKSSDANWSETRRTLRKDHRWESSSLLERDEKERLFNEHIEALAKKKKEHFRQLLDETISINLMTSWKEVKKLIKEDPRCIKFSSSDRKRQREFGDYIKDKYITAKADFRTLLKETKFITYKSRKLMQESEQHLSDIEKILQKDKRYLVLDCMSEERHKLLMAYVEELDRRGPPPPPTAFEPARRSTK, via the exons atgaagtATAG AACAACATTCAGTGAGTTTGCTGCCAAACACGCCAAGGATTCACGCTTTAAGGCTGTTGAAAAGATGAAAGACAGAGAAGCCATTTTTATTGAATATATGACGGCCTTCAAAAAGAAGGAGAAAGAGAACTCAAAGAATCGCGGGGAGAAG GTAAAGCAAGACTTTTTTGAGCTCCTGTCGGATTACCATGTGGATGGTCAGCAACGCTGGAGCAAAGTGAAGGAAAAAATGGAGACTGACCCTCGATACAAGGCTGTGGAAACCTCGGCAGCTCGAGAGGAACTCTTTAAGAACTATGTGGAACGTCTTGCCAAG AATCCAAACTCTGAGAAAGAGAAGGAGCTAGAGAAACAGGCCCGGATAGAGGCCAGTCTAAGGGAAAGAGAGCGGATGGTGCAGAGATTCCGCTCGGAGCAGACCAAAGAGATTGACCGTGAAAGAGAACAGCACAAGAGGGAGGAGGCTGTCCAGAATTTTAAAGCACTCATGTCTGATATG GTGAAGTCGTCTGATGCAAACTGGTCGGAGACGCGTCGGACCCTGAGGAAGGATCACCGCTGGGAGTCGTCCTCACTACTGGAGAGGGATGAGAAAGAGAGGCTTTTCAACGAGCACATTGAGGCCCTCGCAAAGAAGAAAAAGGAGCATTTTCGCCAACTTCTGGATGAGACTATCTCG ATCAATTTGATGACATCTTGGAAGGAAGTGAAGAAACTCATTAAAGAAGATCCAAGATGCATCAAGTTTTCCAGCAGTGACAGA AAAAGACAGAGGGAGTTTGGTGATTACATCAAAGACAAGTATATCACAGCCAAAGCGGACTTCCGAACTCTTCTGAAAGAGACCAAGTTCATCACCTACAA ATCACGTAAGTTGATGCAGGAGTCAGAGCAGCACTTGTCAGACATAGAGAAGATCTTGCAAAAGGATAAAAGGTACCTGGTTCTGGACTGCATGTCAGAAGAGAGGCACAAACTCCTCATGGCATATGTGGAAGAGCTAGACCGCAGGGGACCACCTCCTCCTCCCACTGCCTTTGAACCTGCTCGACGCTCCACTAAATGA
- the gpr151 gene encoding G-protein coupled receptor 151, whose protein sequence is MDKLPAMNISAGNSSVDRRSFLERSGYQHLDHGDLRVLIPVVLGVICVLGFTGNVTAIGVLITNARKSKLSIINALILNLMLADGLVLAFAVPFKATAYSRASWTLGLFVCKTCDWFLHSCMAAKSFTVAIMAKACYRYVSNPTKQVSIRLKTILVVLLFTWLMACVVPIPQWLFSTLQREANGMICVQAVPVDAHDFMSVYVKAYPLLAYCTPLSFALLYFWKAYGRCQRRCSKTQNLRTQIRSRKLTLMLFSLTVAMATMWLPQWVSWVWMRHAFETDGAFPPVLFTLSAQLLMFSISLVNPLIVLALSEEFREGYIGLWRRLTLRKQQPKQHKPGPHTPTAPKSPTPRPETSAHLPPHQPGRTEEQTPEKQPDQSGGQQESPTNKDGIVLQDVEQFWQERETASQSQENDPVPWEHQDPKEGKQ, encoded by the coding sequence ATGGATAAATTACCTGCTATGAATATCAGCGCTGGAAACAGTTCCGTGGATAGACGCTCGTTTCTAGAGAGAAGCGGATATCAGCACCTAGATCACGGAGATCTGAGGGTTTTGATTCCAGTGGTGCTAGGAGTCATCTGCGTCCTGGGTTTCACCGGGAATGTAACGGCTATAGGGGTCCTGATCACCAACGCGCGTAAAAGTAAGCTGTCCATAATCAACGCTCTCATCCTCAACCTCATGCTAGCTGATGGTCTGGTCCTGGCTTTTGCTGTTCCCTTCAAAGCCACTGCTTATTCTCGTGCCAGCTGGACCCTGGGATTGTTTGTCTGCAAGACCTGCGACTGGTTCTTGCACTCCTGCATGGCTGCAAAGAGCTTTACCGTGGCCATCATGGCCAAAGCTTGCTACAGGTATGTCAGTAACCCCACCAAGCAGGTAAGCATCCGTTTGAAGACTATCCTGGTAGTCCTACTCTTTACATGGCTCATGGCGTGCGTGGTCCCCATTCCACAGTGGCTTTTTTCCACCCTGCAACGAGAAGCCAACGGAATGATTTGTGTTCAAGCTGTTCCAGTCGATGCCCATGACTTCATGTCCGTGTATGTCAAAGCATACCCTCTCCTGGCCTACTGCACACCTCTGAGTTTCGCCCTGCTTTATTTCTGGAAGGCATATGGACGATGCCAACGCAGGTGTAGCAAAACCCAAAACCTGCGGACGCAGATTCGATCTCGCAAACTCACCCTGATGCTGTTCAGCCTGACAGTGGCCATGGCCACCATGTGGCTCCCACAATGGGTGTCCTGGGTTTGGATGCGGCACGCGTTTGAGACTGATGGTGCCTTCCCTCCAGTCCTCTTCACTCTCTCCGCCCAGCTCCTCATGTTCTCCATCTCTCTGGTCAACCCTCTCATCGTTCTCGCCCTCTCTGAAGAGTTCAGGGAGGGCTACATTGGCTTGTGGCGAAGACTAACTCTGCGCAAACAACAGCCGAAACAACACAAGCCAGGTCCGCACACCCCAACTGCCCCAAAGTCACCCACCCCAAGACCTGAAACTTCAGCCCACCTTCCTCCACACCAGCCTGGGCGAACAGAGGAGCAAACGCCTGAGAAGCAACCAGACCAGAGTGGAGGACAGCAGGAAAGCCCGACCAACAAAGATGGAATAGTACTGCAAGATGTAGAGCAGTTCTGGCAGGAGAGAGAAACCGCCTCCCAGTCACAGGAAAATGATCCTGTGCCCTGGGAACATCAGGATCCGAAGGAGGGAAAACAGTAA